The following proteins are encoded in a genomic region of Sesamum indicum cultivar Zhongzhi No. 13 linkage group LG8, S_indicum_v1.0, whole genome shotgun sequence:
- the LOC105168708 gene encoding protein STRICTOSIDINE SYNTHASE-LIKE 5, which translates to MAKVPPLSAIFISLLPVLVAVFLYQLDRFDPAPYPEHELTQKEPPFFVPNRNSHMLRGSEKIGYGQLPAPEDIAYDAKTGALYTGCEDGWVNRLVLNASAADPVVENWVNTGGRPLGLVRGLHGEVIVADADKGLLNISSDGVIELLTDEAEGVKFKLTDGVDIGPDGKLYFTDASYKYSFKEYFLDLLEGRPHGRFLAYDPSTKKTQVLVKDLYFANGVAVSADQSFVIFCETAMRRCRKYYIEGPRKGTIDTFIEDLPGLPDNIRYDGDNQYWIALGTEANLWKLLQKYPFVRKVIVIVERYIGRPNTEKNGGLIAVDLDGKPTAHYYDQDMFLVSSGIKIGEHLYCGSIVFPYITRLNVSQYPATPAA; encoded by the exons ATGGCGAAGGTACCCCCGCTTTCCGCAATTTTCATCTCACTATTACCTGTCCTAGTCGCCGTGTTCCTCTACCAGCTCGACAGATTCGACCCGGCTCCGTATCCGGAGCACGAACTGACCCAGAAGGAACCGCCCTTCTTCGTCCCCAATCGGAACAGTCACATGCTACGGGGTTCGGAAAAAATCGGGTATGGTCAGTTGCCGGCGCCGGAAGATATTGCTTATGACGCCAAGACGGGTGCACTATACACCGGTTGTGAAGATGGGTGGGTCAACCGTCTCGTTCTGAACGCTTCAGCAGCCGACCCGGTGGTGGAGAATTGGGTCAACACTGGTGGCAGGCCGCTTGGACTTGTTCGAGGACTCCACGGCGAAGTTATCGTTGCAGATGCTGACAAG GGTCTATTAAATATAAGCAGCGATGGCGTGATAGAATTACTGACTGATGAGGCTGAGGGTGTGAAGTTCAAGCTAACTGACGGTGTTGATATTGGTCCTGATGGCAAACTGTACTTCACGGATGCTTCATACAAATACAGCTTCAAGGAGTATTTTCTGGATTTGTTAGAAGGTAGACCCCATGGCAGATTCTTGGCTTATGAtccatcaacaaaaaaaacacaGGTCCTGGTAAAAGATTTATACTTCGCTAATGGTGTTGCTGTCTCCGCGGATCAgagttttgttattttctgtgAAACAGCCAT GAGGAGGTGCAGAAAGTACTACATAGAAGGTCCAAGAAAAGGAACGATAGATACATTTATTGAAGATTTGCCTGGTTTACCTGACAATATAAGATATGATGGCGACAACCAATATTGGATAGCATTAGGCACG GAAGCAAATCTTTGGAAGCTCCTACAAAAATATCCGTTCGTTCGGAAGGTCATTGTGATCGTTGAGAGGTACATAGGAAGACCAAATACTGAGAAGAATGGAGGGCTTATTGCCGTTGATTTGGATGGAAAACCAACAGCACACTATTATGATCAGGATATGTTTTTGGTCTCAAGTGGCATCAAAATAGGGGAGCATTTGTACTGTGGTTCAATAGTCTTTCCATATATTACTCGTCTCAATGTTAGCCAATATCCTGCAACTCCAGCAGCATGA